From Algoriphagus sp. NG3, the proteins below share one genomic window:
- a CDS encoding glycosyltransferase family 4 protein, which produces MRILFLTDNFPPEVNAPANRTYEHCREWVKQGVEVTVITGVPNFPKGKVYPGYKNKLFQKEVVDGIIVIRVWTYITANKGFFRRLLDYMSFGLASFWAGLFVKTDIIIATSPQFFTAVSGSVLAFFRRKKWVMEVRDLWPESIVAVGAMKKNWLIRLFEKWEIALYRSAYHIIVVTDTFKTRISDRGISMDKISVFKNGVDLQLFTPGEKPADLLDKYDLKGKFIFGYIGTHGMAHGLDFILKCAIELQQTQKDSFFLFLGDGAEKQNLIAQAEGLELKNVLFLDSKPKAEAIAHLKLVDVALVNLRKSTTFQTVIPSKMFEAAALRKPILLGLQGESQELIENFGAGISFLPEDRVDFLRKIKTLKENKEIYRACELGGENLAKEFDRSIIAKKMLDTLMFLNRDTSSRKIRKGR; this is translated from the coding sequence GTGAGAATCCTATTTTTAACTGATAATTTCCCGCCAGAGGTAAATGCGCCCGCAAATCGAACCTACGAGCATTGTAGGGAATGGGTAAAACAGGGTGTAGAAGTAACTGTAATTACAGGAGTTCCTAATTTCCCGAAGGGGAAGGTTTATCCTGGTTATAAAAATAAGCTGTTTCAGAAGGAGGTTGTAGATGGCATTATTGTAATTCGTGTATGGACTTACATTACTGCTAACAAGGGGTTCTTTAGAAGGCTTCTCGACTATATGAGCTTTGGCTTAGCTTCGTTTTGGGCAGGTTTGTTTGTGAAAACTGATATTATTATTGCTACTTCACCTCAGTTTTTTACAGCAGTTTCAGGAAGCGTTTTAGCTTTTTTTAGAAGGAAAAAATGGGTAATGGAAGTAAGAGATCTTTGGCCAGAGTCCATAGTGGCTGTAGGAGCTATGAAGAAGAATTGGTTGATCAGACTATTTGAGAAATGGGAAATTGCTTTATATCGATCCGCCTATCATATTATTGTGGTGACAGACACATTTAAAACTAGAATCTCTGACAGAGGGATTTCGATGGATAAAATATCCGTTTTTAAAAATGGGGTTGATCTTCAATTGTTTACACCTGGTGAAAAGCCTGCTGATTTACTCGATAAATATGATTTGAAAGGCAAGTTCATCTTTGGGTATATCGGTACCCACGGAATGGCTCATGGTTTGGATTTTATTCTCAAGTGTGCAATTGAACTTCAACAAACTCAGAAAGATTCATTTTTCTTGTTTTTAGGAGACGGGGCGGAAAAACAAAATCTGATTGCACAAGCCGAAGGGTTAGAGCTAAAAAATGTACTGTTTTTAGATTCCAAACCAAAAGCGGAAGCCATTGCTCATCTGAAATTAGTGGATGTGGCTTTAGTAAATCTTAGAAAGAGTACTACTTTTCAAACAGTGATTCCTTCCAAAATGTTTGAAGCTGCAGCACTTAGAAAACCTATTTTGTTGGGGCTACAAGGTGAATCACAGGAATTAATTGAAAATTTTGGAGCGGGGATATCATTTCTACCAGAAGACCGTGTTGATTTTTTGCGAAAAATTAAAACTCTAAAGGAGAACAAAGAAATTTATCGAGCTTGCGAGCTTGGTGGGGAGAATTTAGCGAAAGAATTTGACCGATCAATTATTGCAAAAAAAATGCTGGATACTTTGATGTTCCTTAATAGAGATACATCTAGTCGTAAGATAAGAAAGGGTAGATGA
- a CDS encoding alginate lyase family protein, which translates to MLEFFSLCQEYACLKITSGQLKFEFLNLTHSYKENEIDWNFQGHGRLWNYNLQYLDFLRQTDIDVDTKLALLNDIYDKLWIGELSLEPYPASLRIMNVIRFLSVAGRDTNKKLEGQLAAEVNYLSKNLEYHILGNHFLENGFALLMGGHYFGEKKWIDKAEKLLYKQLEEQVLEDGAHFELSPMYHRIILFRVLEAIGYVLHNSKLRLFLEAKASLMLTWMVNMAFEDGKLPHFNDSTEDIAFSYKELLTFAGNLGIQSKAGISLGQSGYRRLRSSGIDLIMDVNGIAPTYQPGHAHADTLSFVMYANGKPIIVDPGISTYNISKTRDWERSTNAHNTVEIDGESSSEVWGGFRIGRRPKVDILHDAHKKVIGRHNGYKKIKGVMVERSIKCMVSGIEISDKIIGNVKQRGQAVAHLHFDPSCKVLGLHKKNTFKLNDECDLEIGGDVDVRLELYGYCLGYNKVVESKRLKITLKNQECKMTFHNRIKAAGENPIFN; encoded by the coding sequence TTGCTTGAATTTTTCAGTTTGTGTCAGGAATATGCCTGTCTGAAAATCACCAGCGGCCAATTGAAATTTGAGTTTTTGAATCTAACACATTCGTACAAGGAAAATGAAATCGATTGGAATTTCCAAGGCCATGGCAGACTTTGGAACTACAATCTTCAGTACCTTGACTTTTTGAGGCAAACGGATATAGATGTTGACACAAAACTTGCCTTACTGAACGATATTTACGATAAGCTTTGGATCGGAGAACTGTCTTTGGAACCCTACCCGGCTTCTTTGCGGATTATGAATGTGATAAGGTTCCTTTCGGTAGCCGGGAGAGATACCAATAAAAAATTGGAAGGACAATTAGCTGCGGAAGTCAATTATCTTTCAAAAAATTTGGAATACCATATTTTAGGCAATCATTTTCTCGAAAATGGTTTTGCCCTATTAATGGGGGGGCACTATTTTGGGGAGAAGAAGTGGATAGACAAGGCGGAGAAGTTGCTTTACAAGCAACTTGAAGAGCAGGTATTGGAGGACGGTGCGCATTTCGAATTGAGCCCCATGTATCATAGGATCATACTGTTCCGGGTTTTGGAGGCTATTGGATATGTCCTACACAACAGCAAATTGCGACTGTTTCTGGAAGCTAAGGCAAGTCTTATGCTCACATGGATGGTCAATATGGCTTTTGAAGACGGAAAACTTCCGCACTTTAATGATTCTACAGAAGATATAGCATTTTCATATAAGGAACTGCTGACTTTTGCCGGAAATTTGGGAATTCAGTCGAAGGCGGGGATTAGTTTGGGGCAATCAGGCTACCGAAGACTGAGATCTTCTGGCATTGATCTGATTATGGACGTAAATGGGATTGCCCCTACGTATCAACCTGGTCATGCCCATGCGGATACCTTATCTTTTGTAATGTATGCTAATGGAAAGCCGATAATAGTTGATCCTGGTATTTCCACGTACAACATTTCTAAGACTCGTGATTGGGAAAGATCAACAAACGCACATAATACAGTCGAAATAGACGGGGAGAGTTCTTCAGAAGTATGGGGAGGCTTTAGGATAGGAAGAAGGCCTAAGGTGGATATTCTCCATGACGCGCATAAAAAAGTGATAGGAAGGCATAATGGATATAAAAAGATCAAGGGAGTGATGGTGGAAAGAAGTATTAAATGCATGGTTAGCGGTATTGAGATAAGCGACAAGATCATTGGTAATGTAAAACAGAGAGGACAAGCTGTAGCACATTTGCATTTTGATCCGTCTTGTAAAGTACTGGGACTGCATAAAAAAAACACGTTCAAACTAAATGATGAATGTGATCTTGAAATTGGTGGCGATGTAGATGTTAGACTTGAGCTATATGGCTACTGCTTAGGGTATAACAAAGTAGTTGAATCCAAAAGATTGAAAATAACCTTGAAAAACCAAGAGTGTAAAATGACTTTTCATAATAGAATAAAAGCGGCTGGTGAGAATCCTATTTTTAACTGA
- a CDS encoding capsule assembly Wzi family protein: MIQEFLRRKQLASPAAERSYSFVLRPYETSLTLKQGDSLSTDSFLGVNEIKNKQKIRFEFLPINQKVTFNTKRPYGWGDGLMIPNVGLQYYLSTGIYSKLWIFHIQLQPEYIVASNRQYQGFNSNFSEQIIKSKFRDYNTGDYPERFGEGRYSRFWWGQSKLTIQAGAFELGVATQNIWWGPGQWNSLTFSNNASGFPHLTINTRRPAKTFLGNFEGQILSGRLENSMFSPTQDSELNEQYFRGFTGDWRYLNAILISYNPKWIPSLYLGLNRTFQQYNLNRGNKFRDYFPIFDAFQKEKIFENGNSAEFDNEGRDQQLVFFFRLLVPAAKMEIYGEYGRRDHNFNWREAILNPEHARAFLFGFNKLIQTSHSNHWFQIRGELTQQQESVNRYIRYDGITGGLSWHTHTRARGFSELGQPLGVGIGTGSNVQTLELSLVEGINKKGLLIERLANNQDFYYRAFGQNTHIKPWVDLSLGLLWDQQWNNLIFSGKAQFIKSYNYQWIQQTSGPADLHKGHNPFAFYGTLNLIYRIGGN, translated from the coding sequence GTGATCCAAGAATTTTTAAGAAGAAAACAGCTAGCATCTCCTGCAGCCGAAAGAAGCTATTCGTTTGTTCTAAGGCCTTATGAGACTTCTTTAACCTTAAAACAGGGTGACTCACTTTCTACAGATTCTTTTCTAGGGGTAAATGAGATAAAGAATAAGCAAAAGATCCGGTTTGAATTTTTGCCCATTAACCAAAAAGTCACTTTTAACACTAAAAGACCCTACGGGTGGGGAGATGGGTTAATGATTCCGAATGTAGGTCTACAATATTACCTTTCGACTGGTATCTATTCTAAATTATGGATTTTTCATATACAACTTCAACCGGAATATATTGTTGCCTCAAATCGACAGTATCAGGGGTTTAATTCGAATTTCTCAGAGCAGATAATTAAATCAAAATTTAGGGATTACAATACTGGTGATTACCCTGAACGATTTGGAGAAGGGAGGTACTCGAGGTTTTGGTGGGGACAATCTAAATTAACCATACAAGCGGGAGCATTCGAACTCGGTGTTGCTACACAGAATATTTGGTGGGGGCCTGGACAGTGGAATAGTCTTACTTTTTCCAATAATGCCTCTGGTTTTCCCCATTTGACTATAAACACCAGAAGACCGGCTAAGACTTTTTTAGGGAATTTTGAAGGGCAGATACTGTCCGGAAGATTGGAGAACTCTATGTTTTCACCAACTCAAGATTCTGAATTAAATGAGCAGTATTTTAGGGGATTTACAGGCGATTGGAGATACCTCAATGCAATTTTGATTTCTTATAATCCCAAGTGGATTCCAAGTCTTTATTTAGGTTTAAACAGGACATTTCAACAATATAATTTGAATAGGGGAAATAAGTTTAGGGATTATTTCCCCATTTTTGATGCCTTCCAGAAAGAGAAAATTTTTGAGAATGGAAACTCAGCTGAGTTTGATAATGAGGGGAGAGATCAACAGTTGGTGTTTTTTTTTAGGCTACTGGTACCTGCTGCCAAAATGGAGATTTATGGCGAATATGGAAGAAGAGACCATAACTTTAATTGGAGAGAGGCTATTCTAAATCCTGAGCATGCGAGGGCTTTTTTATTTGGATTCAATAAGTTAATTCAGACAAGCCATTCAAATCATTGGTTTCAAATAAGGGGAGAACTCACACAACAACAGGAGTCGGTTAATCGATATATCCGATACGACGGGATCACTGGAGGACTTTCTTGGCATACTCATACCAGGGCTAGAGGCTTCTCAGAACTTGGACAACCCCTTGGGGTAGGGATAGGAACAGGATCCAACGTACAGACACTGGAGTTATCGTTAGTGGAGGGAATCAATAAAAAGGGGCTGTTGATCGAAAGATTGGCCAACAACCAGGATTTTTACTACAGAGCCTTTGGTCAAAATACTCACATAAAACCTTGGGTTGACCTCAGCCTAGGTTTACTCTGGGATCAACAATGGAACAACCTCATTTTTAGTGGGAAAGCCCAATTCATAAAAAGTTATAATTATCAATGGATCCAACAGACCTCAGGGCCTGCAGATTTGCATAAAGGGCATAATCCCTTCGCTTTTTATGGCACCCTGAATCTTATCTACAGAATAGGTGGGAATTAA
- a CDS encoding polysaccharide biosynthesis tyrosine autokinase: MDFEQDNDQLFEQEGSSFDLKSFLSKALRIWPWILLSVVVCMAIGFFWTMTTVPLYEVKSKFFIKEKENTLALFEKPAIMDVGSIGLQNEIIILKSKPIAEKTLRKLDFDVEYFRESAFVNEKLYKNAPVLIQVDWNAAQIINGLITLNWESSESFILSFDDKKYTKYLPDGTYTTLSNIPEPQSFTFGEWVETDHFRIKVSKIDPDSSGSILFNVKDIKSLAAHFSNLLQVEAVERGATIMDLNILTPNVLQGEVYLNTLMDTYLSLELQEKNEVYANTIAFIDSQVAGVADELSSYERELESFRSSNMIYDLSTEGEAVYSQLSQLETLLKDEQFKRTYYQTLKDYLLRENYRELVVPSGIGIDDPFLNALIENLLALQVEKSRLLATQKEISPAVREVNRKIEDANKSIREILKNVDENSQVVIKDLESRIADIEKSFRSLPQTEQNLIRIQRQFTLNENLYTFLMEKRSEAAITKASNTANNKIIEPADGGRKVVPQPLRNYFISLFLGFAFPLVYVFLREYFRTKVEDIKYLEKKLKVPVLATILFNKLENNLVVLNHGKSGIAEGFRSLRANLKFVLPNENKITIMVTSTISGEGKTFCAMNLASVYSLTGKKTILVGCDMRKPKIFGDFNIENKKGLSTYLSGQEKDWKNVINPSGYSNFDILLSGPTPPNPAELLFTERFKDLINDLKETYDVVILDTPPIGLVSETLELFSHIDLTLFVFRQNFSQRTFVDALNGIRRNTEIRNIYGVFNGVDSKEVTYGYGYTYGYGYGYYDDDKK, encoded by the coding sequence ATGGATTTTGAGCAAGACAATGATCAATTGTTTGAGCAAGAAGGAAGCTCATTTGATCTCAAAAGTTTCCTAAGTAAAGCACTGAGAATCTGGCCATGGATTTTACTTTCTGTGGTAGTGTGTATGGCTATCGGTTTTTTTTGGACTATGACCACCGTGCCTCTTTATGAAGTGAAAAGCAAGTTTTTTATTAAGGAAAAGGAGAATACGCTAGCGCTTTTTGAAAAGCCGGCCATCATGGACGTGGGGTCTATTGGTTTGCAGAATGAAATCATCATTTTAAAGTCGAAACCTATAGCGGAAAAAACCTTGCGCAAACTTGACTTTGATGTAGAGTATTTCAGGGAAAGCGCTTTTGTGAATGAAAAACTGTACAAAAATGCTCCGGTATTGATCCAAGTGGACTGGAACGCTGCCCAGATCATTAATGGACTAATTACTTTAAACTGGGAGAGCAGCGAAAGTTTTATACTTAGCTTTGATGATAAAAAATACACCAAGTATTTACCTGACGGAACATATACCACTCTCTCCAATATTCCAGAACCTCAGTCATTTACATTTGGGGAATGGGTAGAAACTGATCACTTTCGGATCAAAGTTTCAAAAATCGATCCAGATAGTTCAGGATCCATTTTGTTTAATGTAAAGGATATTAAATCCTTAGCAGCCCACTTTTCCAACCTGTTACAGGTAGAAGCAGTTGAAAGAGGGGCAACGATCATGGATCTAAATATCCTCACGCCCAATGTGCTGCAAGGTGAAGTATACTTAAATACTTTGATGGATACATATCTTTCTTTGGAATTACAGGAGAAAAATGAAGTATATGCCAATACGATAGCATTCATTGATAGTCAGGTGGCAGGAGTCGCTGACGAATTGAGTTCCTATGAAAGGGAACTAGAGAGTTTTAGGTCATCTAATATGATTTATGACTTGAGCACTGAAGGAGAGGCCGTTTATTCCCAGCTGTCCCAATTGGAAACTCTCCTAAAAGATGAGCAGTTTAAAAGAACCTATTACCAAACCCTGAAAGACTACCTGCTTCGGGAGAATTATAGGGAATTAGTGGTACCATCAGGGATTGGGATCGATGACCCATTCCTCAATGCTCTTATTGAGAATCTTTTGGCTTTGCAGGTGGAGAAATCCAGACTTTTAGCTACTCAAAAAGAGATTTCTCCGGCAGTACGTGAAGTAAACCGGAAAATAGAAGACGCCAATAAATCCATCCGTGAAATTCTTAAGAATGTTGATGAGAATTCCCAAGTGGTAATAAAGGATTTAGAATCCCGAATAGCAGATATTGAAAAATCTTTCCGGTCACTACCACAGACAGAGCAGAACCTGATCAGAATCCAAAGGCAGTTCACGCTAAACGAAAACCTCTATACCTTCTTGATGGAGAAACGGTCTGAGGCAGCTATCACTAAGGCATCAAATACAGCAAACAACAAAATCATAGAGCCGGCTGATGGCGGAAGGAAGGTCGTTCCTCAACCACTAAGAAATTATTTTATCTCTTTATTTTTAGGTTTTGCTTTCCCTTTAGTATATGTTTTTCTAAGGGAATATTTTAGAACAAAAGTAGAGGATATTAAATATCTTGAGAAGAAACTAAAAGTCCCGGTACTCGCTACTATCTTGTTCAATAAACTGGAAAATAATCTTGTAGTATTGAACCATGGGAAATCTGGTATAGCAGAGGGGTTTAGATCTTTAAGAGCTAATCTTAAGTTTGTTCTTCCTAACGAGAATAAAATTACCATTATGGTGACCTCTACGATCTCTGGCGAGGGTAAAACTTTTTGTGCTATGAATTTGGCTTCTGTTTATAGTTTGACAGGAAAAAAAACTATTTTAGTGGGATGTGACATGAGAAAACCTAAGATATTCGGTGATTTTAATATTGAGAATAAGAAGGGGCTGTCCACCTACCTGAGCGGTCAGGAGAAAGATTGGAAGAACGTGATTAATCCATCAGGATACAGCAATTTTGATATCCTGCTATCTGGCCCTACCCCCCCAAATCCTGCAGAGTTGTTGTTTACCGAGAGATTCAAAGATTTGATAAATGATCTGAAAGAAACGTACGATGTAGTAATTTTGGATACCCCCCCAATAGGATTGGTGAGTGAAACGTTAGAGTTGTTCAGCCACATAGACCTTACTCTTTTTGTTTTTAGACAGAATTTTAGTCAAAGAACATTTGTAGATGCGCTGAATGGTATTAGAAGAAACACAGAAATTCGGAATATTTATGGTGTCTTCAATGGTGTAGATTCTAAAGAGGTCACTTATGGGTACGGCTATACCTATGGTTATGGGTATGGATACTATGATGATGATAAGAAATAA
- a CDS encoding polysaccharide biosynthesis/export family protein has product MKQKSNKFLAILISMMSLFSCISNEKIIYMQDAGSDSNPVISSSERIGYHFDDYLLQQFDIVDINIKTTSEDLNQIFNATSMVHQNNGMMAGGSQAGGDVFFMNGYTIDKEGIVELPLIGELRLVGLTTKEAQGRIAEEVRKYVNEDEFYTRVRLGGIRFSALGEFNAPGKLTILQNRVTIFEAIAAANDLNILAKRDELVIIRQYPDGSQIHKVNLNDKNLLASDFYFIKPNDVLYAEPLKVREVGGATNFLQTITLLTSTVTAIALILTLVNN; this is encoded by the coding sequence ATGAAACAAAAATCGAATAAATTTTTAGCGATTCTAATCTCTATGATGTCTTTATTTTCCTGTATTTCAAATGAGAAAATAATTTATATGCAGGATGCTGGGAGCGATTCTAATCCTGTTATTAGTTCTAGCGAGAGGATAGGTTATCACTTTGACGATTATCTATTACAGCAATTTGATATTGTAGATATTAACATTAAAACTACAAGTGAAGACCTAAATCAGATTTTTAATGCTACATCTATGGTCCACCAAAATAATGGGATGATGGCAGGTGGTTCACAGGCTGGTGGAGACGTGTTTTTTATGAATGGTTATACCATCGATAAAGAAGGGATTGTGGAATTACCTTTGATTGGAGAACTCAGGTTAGTTGGGTTGACCACAAAGGAAGCTCAAGGGAGAATTGCGGAAGAAGTTAGAAAATATGTCAATGAAGATGAGTTTTATACCCGAGTGAGATTAGGAGGGATTAGATTTAGTGCTTTAGGGGAGTTTAATGCACCGGGAAAACTTACAATTTTACAAAACAGGGTGACTATTTTTGAGGCAATTGCTGCTGCGAATGATTTGAATATTTTGGCTAAAAGGGATGAATTGGTAATTATAAGACAATATCCTGATGGCTCTCAAATTCACAAAGTTAATCTCAATGATAAAAACCTTCTAGCTTCAGATTTTTATTTTATAAAACCAAATGATGTTCTTTACGCAGAACCATTAAAAGTTCGTGAAGTAGGAGGGGCTACAAATTTCCTTCAGACCATTACGCTGCTAACATCGACGGTTACGGCAATTGCTTTAATTTTAACACTAGTAAATAACTGA
- a CDS encoding nucleotide sugar dehydrogenase, giving the protein MTFELKDLKIAIIGLGYVGLPLAVEFAKKYRTVGFDIDTKRVDELNNGKDHTLEIENELLQSVLVDGFSEATSNGLFPTDGSAALSDCTVYIVTVPTPTDKHNRPVLTPMLKASENIGKYLKKGDVVIYESTVYPGVTEEECVPVLEKVSGLKYNEDFFAGYSPERINPGDKEHTVAKILKVTSGSTPEIAEFVDQLYRTVITAGTHKASSIKVAEAAKVIENSQRDINIAFVNELSKIFSLLGIDTHEVLEAAGTKWNFLKFKPGLVGGHCIGVDPFYLAQKAQELGYHPEIILAGRRLNDSMGKHVATEVIKLMMRKNLKVMDSRVLILGFTFKEDCPDVRNTRVIDIYKELCSFDIHVDVYDPWANHIEVKHEYGIEILHGDVAPDLSVYSAIILAVGHKDFKSLPIAKSERQVVFDVKGVLEKSLVDSRL; this is encoded by the coding sequence ATGACTTTTGAATTAAAAGATTTGAAAATTGCCATTATCGGCCTTGGGTATGTTGGACTTCCGCTCGCTGTGGAGTTTGCCAAGAAATATCGTACTGTCGGTTTTGACATTGATACAAAAAGAGTCGATGAATTAAACAACGGTAAAGACCACACCTTGGAGATAGAGAATGAGTTGCTGCAAAGCGTGTTAGTTGACGGCTTTTCAGAAGCGACAAGCAATGGACTATTTCCTACTGATGGCTCAGCTGCTCTTTCGGATTGTACCGTCTATATAGTTACCGTTCCTACACCTACGGATAAGCACAACCGTCCAGTACTAACCCCTATGCTAAAGGCTTCCGAGAATATCGGGAAGTATCTGAAAAAAGGAGATGTGGTCATTTATGAATCCACCGTATATCCAGGAGTTACTGAAGAGGAGTGCGTCCCTGTACTGGAGAAGGTTTCAGGATTAAAGTATAATGAGGACTTCTTTGCAGGATATTCCCCTGAGCGTATCAATCCAGGAGACAAAGAACATACTGTTGCCAAGATTTTGAAGGTCACCTCAGGCTCTACACCGGAGATTGCTGAGTTTGTGGATCAGCTATACCGCACAGTAATAACGGCGGGGACTCATAAGGCTTCCTCAATCAAGGTGGCTGAAGCTGCCAAAGTAATCGAAAATTCCCAGCGTGATATTAACATTGCATTTGTAAATGAACTTTCCAAGATTTTTAGCCTCCTGGGAATAGATACACATGAAGTTTTAGAAGCTGCCGGTACCAAATGGAATTTCCTCAAATTCAAGCCTGGACTCGTAGGCGGACATTGCATCGGGGTTGATCCATTTTATTTGGCACAGAAAGCCCAAGAGCTGGGTTATCATCCAGAGATCATCCTTGCAGGCCGTAGGTTGAATGATAGCATGGGCAAGCATGTGGCTACAGAAGTAATCAAGCTCATGATGCGAAAAAACTTAAAAGTGATGGATTCGCGGGTTTTAATATTAGGATTTACTTTTAAGGAAGATTGCCCTGATGTCAGAAATACACGTGTCATTGATATTTACAAAGAATTATGTTCCTTTGACATACATGTAGATGTATATGATCCATGGGCAAATCATATCGAAGTGAAGCATGAATACGGAATTGAGATCCTTCATGGAGATGTGGCTCCTGATTTGTCCGTTTATTCTGCAATTATATTAGCTGTTGGGCATAAGGACTTTAAGTCCCTTCCAATAGCAAAATCTGAACGCCAGGTTGTGTTTGATGTAAAGGGGGTTTTGGAAAAAAGTTTAGTTGATTCAAGATTATAA
- a CDS encoding glycosyltransferase, with translation MNLWILSLNLRREYKLVHWGIGTSSGNGLHQTKNSISRIRDLLTRFSDAQVLYSSFALPLFSSVVRKKTYIANNTVLSKLSQDFSTHEKDSVLFIGALNSRKGLEVLLEAFSKLLLKQPGRLKKLVLIGDGPMRSRLERMAEDLGIKENIRFVGNIDSEEDKIGYYRSAAISVSPYQAGLSVLECFSYGVPFIAFKNAISGGEHLNIVSGETGYLINSKDELVERLLDIDNQHSLAQKLGENAFKHYRSKRTMGNMVDSFFQAFDFAVNR, from the coding sequence TTGAATCTTTGGATCCTATCCCTCAATCTTCGGAGGGAATATAAGTTGGTTCATTGGGGAATAGGGACTTCATCTGGCAATGGATTGCATCAAACAAAAAACTCAATAAGTAGGATTCGTGACCTTCTGACCCGGTTTTCAGATGCCCAGGTTTTATATTCATCTTTTGCACTTCCGCTTTTTTCCTCTGTAGTAAGGAAAAAAACTTATATAGCCAATAATACGGTGCTAAGTAAGTTGAGTCAAGATTTTTCAACACATGAAAAGGACTCGGTCTTATTTATTGGGGCATTGAATTCTCGAAAAGGATTAGAGGTGCTTCTAGAGGCTTTTTCAAAATTGCTGCTCAAACAACCCGGCAGATTAAAAAAGCTTGTTTTGATAGGTGATGGCCCTATGCGTTCCCGCCTAGAGAGGATGGCGGAGGATTTGGGGATAAAAGAAAATATTCGATTTGTGGGAAATATTGATAGTGAAGAAGATAAAATAGGGTATTATAGATCAGCTGCGATTAGTGTTTCTCCATATCAGGCAGGACTTTCTGTACTGGAATGCTTTAGCTACGGAGTCCCATTTATTGCATTTAAAAATGCCATTTCGGGTGGAGAACATTTGAATATAGTCTCTGGAGAAACAGGATATCTGATCAACTCTAAGGATGAGCTTGTAGAGAGACTATTGGATATTGACAATCAACATAGTTTGGCACAAAAACTAGGAGAAAATGCTTTTAAACATTATAGGTCTAAGCGAACAATGGGAAACATGGTAGATAGTTTTTTTCAGGCATTCGATTTTGCCGTGAATCGGTAA